Part of the Desertibacillus haloalkaliphilus genome is shown below.
AATAATTCCTTCATTATAAAACCCTCCATTTTTTATAAAAAGCCAACGAAGATTCCAGCTAATACAACCGATACAATCGTTACCGTAATGAACCCTCCAACAAGCATTGGTGGCAGCATATGACTCAGTAACACGTCTCTTTCGTTTTCATCTTCCGTTAATGAATGGACAACTTCTCTCGGAATGATGTAGTCAGCTGGGAAACCGTATAGTGCCGTTAATGAAACAGCAAATGCCATATTCTTACTCACCTTTAAGATCTTGCCGACGATCGCAGAGAAGATATACATGCCGATCAGACCGATAATGATCGTACCGATAAGCGGGTACAAGATACCCAACATCATCGTTGGAGTTGCTTGGTTTAACCCATCAAAGATGAATAGCATTAACGCAAGAAGGGTAAAGCCAAAACCATTTGCATTTTGCAATATTTGCTTTTCAAGGAAACCGACACTGGAGGCAATGACCCCGAACAATAAGCAAAGGATGAATGGACTAATGTCAACAACTGGTGCTAGTAACGTCGACGTAAGGTAAGCTAGGTAAGCTACTAGAGAAAGCTTGAAAAATTTATAGAAATTAGTATTATACTTTTCAGGCATTTTCCATCTCGTTGCACCTGCTTCCACTGTGGCAGCCACTTCTTCCTCCTCAGTGAGCTGCTTCTTTTCAAGTTGTCCATTGCGATATAGATTTAATAGATGTTTTCCTTCTCTCTTTAAGAGGACCGATGTAATTGGGTAGCCGGCAAAACCTTGGATGACATAGATGACAATGGCAAATACCGCTAGAGTGGTGAGCCCTGCAGCACCAGCTGCTTCCGACATAATTAATGAAGAAACAACGCCACCTACTAATGGTGGAACCGCAACAATCATCGTTTGATAGCCGAATAAAAGCGTTCCAACTGTCATTAGGATCGCAACAACCCCTAGAATCCCAGAGAGGGCAATCAAAATCGTCTTCCACTGTTTTTTCAATTCATTAAGGGAAAGCAATGTTCCTAAATTGGTTATTAGTAGATACATTGCCATCGTCGCGACGACCGGCGGGATACCCGCTATCGCTACGATATCTTGAGGGAAGAATGTCCAATATCCTATAAGGAACAGCGCCGCACATACGAAAACCGATGGTACCCAGGCCTTTGTGCGCGTTGATACAAAATCTCCAATAAATAAAATAAAAGTTAAAATGACTAAAGCTAACATCTGCGACATAAGGAACACCTTACTTTCTCTGATAGTATGAATTTTCGTTATGATAGAATAGTAAAATAATAATATAATTTCAGTTTTCAGTCAATTTAAATTTTTAGATTTTTTAAAATAGCGCTTACATTTGGGGGTTGATGACAATTCGGTATTTTTTTATGGGTATATAAAACTTTTTCTATATATTTTTATTGTGGTGCCTGGCACCGCACATCAAGACTTATCCACAAAATAATCTGAGTGACCTCGAGCCGATGGCGCCTGAGCTAGACAAAAAAAGCAGAAGTTAACTCATAGTGTTAACCTTCTGCTTTTTGTCATGGTGCCATGTCATGGTGCCTGGCACCCCTATCCTTAATAACTCAATCCATGACCTAGCTTATAAACATTGCCGTCACGATCTTTGTAGGCATAGGTCATTCCTGCTGGCATATACTTGTCTTTATCATAGCCTGGTACATCATTCGGTGATACACATTCGCCATTTTGGTAAACAGCAATAACCTCTTCACTTGCCGGTAAGGTTAAAGGTAAGACACCTGTTGGTTTATGATGTCCAGCGATCACTTCAAACTGTGCATCGAAGAAGGTGTCATAGCCTGCAATCAATGCATCAGCCATATGTTCTACAGTTCCTAAGATCCATGGCAAGATGACATTCACACTCATGACGACCTTTCCGCCGCGGCTATGGATGCTATCGGCTACTTCTTGGAGATGGTCCATCCCAGTAAGGGTTGTTTCCTGATACAATGAGCCATCCAGAGCGTAGTTGACTTTGTCCTCACAGATCTCAAGCTCCAACAGCCCTGGTGTGGCATTAAAGTATGATCCAGATTTAGGATGTAAGAACAGAATGGCAGTATCGGCTTCTTCGTAGTTATCTGTCAACGTAAAGAGTCCAAGCGTTTCCGCTTCCGTTCTCGCTTTGTCTGTATAGAAAGTGGCTCTTTCCGCTTCCTTATGGAACACTTCAACATAAACCTTTTTCCCATCGAGCTTGTCCGCTGTCAATGGTAAGGTTTCATTTGAATTCTTCAGTACAGTCACTGATTTTTTGTGAGCTTCGTACGCTTTGTCCCAATGCTCCTCTGTACTAATCACCTCTGTTGCTTTTTCTGGCTCATTGTACGTACGGTCATCAAATAGACCTAATGCAAACATTTCTGTTAAAAGTCGTACATTAGCTTCATCAATTCGCTTTTCACTTATCCAGCCTTTGCTGACAGCCAATTTAAGATTTTCAATATCGTTTGTATCGGCGACCAAATCAGTTCCTGCATTAATCGCTTTAGCAAAACGTTCTGCCTCACTTCGATCTTCCATACCCCAGCTCATGTTATTGATAATCCCACTGTCACTATTTACATAGCCTTTAAATCCAAGCTTGCCACGCAGGATATCATTTAGGAAATAGTGATTAAATGTAAATCCAACCTCTTCGAATGGAATATCTTCCTCCTCAAATTCCTGAACGACACTTTTCTTAATACTTGGAATCGAGTAATAAGGCATCATAGAAGATGTCCCATGTTCAACCGCAGCCCTAAAAGGTGGGAGGTGATAGTTTTCTAAGCTGCCTGGCGTTGGATATAGATTCCATTTTCCTTCTGCATAGTGAGGGTCAAACCCATTTTCTCTCGATCCCCCACCTGGGAAATGCTTCGTTGTCATCGCGATACTATCTTTTCCTAGTGTTTCTCCTTGGAATTCGTCAATAATGCGCCCAATCGCATCTGCAATAAATTCCGGATCCTCTCCAAACGTACCATACGTACGTTGCCATCTCGGATCGCTAACAACATCAGCCATATACATATAACCTTTTCTTAAACCAGTCGCATTCCACTCTTTCCTCGCGATTCTTGCAAAATCACTAATTAAAGAGGCATCGCCACCATTTTTTATATCGCCCTTTGCCGCTGCTGCCAGCCCTAACGTTCCTGGCCAGGTAGAGAAGATCCCAATGGCATCATTCATGCCGAAAACAGCTTCTCCATTTTCATTTCTAGAGTTTGAGGCAATGATAACAGGAATCCCTAGGCGTGTTTCCTCCGCTACTTCATTTAGCTTGTTCACCCATTCCGCCATCTCAGCTGGACTGAAGTTATCTCTTAAAATGAAATGTCGTAGGTGCCTGTTTTCAATCGTATGCGTCGTTCCATAGACTTTGCTAACAGCGAAAATCGTTTCACCTTTTTCAATAATACTTTCATCTAATACACCATCATGGCTTGTCTTGCTTTTATCCTCTTGAGCAAGACCCATTTTACGTGAATTAATGAGCATCATCCCGATTTTTTCGTCGATAGTCATCAAAGAAACAAGATTCTCTGCACGCTCTTTCGGACTTAAACGCCAATCCTCATATGGATCAAGCTTTCCATTATTATTTAAATCTTTAAAAATGAAACCATCCTGTTCAATGAGTTTCTTCGTTTTCACTTGTAACTCTGGTTGCTTATGCACGTGAACTCCCCCTAATCGGTTTTAATGTTAACTTCCCTTCGTTGACATCGAAAGGGAACGATTTATTCTTCAAATGAAATTGCATGCTCTTAATACAGATGAATGTCAGCCCCATCATCAGATATCGTGACGACTTCATCCACTGGTGAAATGATCACCCAGTTGAACAGATGAAAGGACAATATTATCGCTGAGGCTCAAGTGTCCTGCACCCTTCCCCCCAAAAAGATAGGGCTTACATTTCATCGGAAATTTATTAACTGTCATATATAGTGATATAATATCAATTAAACAAATAAAATATATTGCTGTTTTTGCTAAAAATATTGTATATCTTGCTATAAAAAAGAGGAGCACTATATGAAAGAATCTACATTTATGCCAGTGATCAATAAGAATTTTGAGGTTTTTTACTGGAGCAAAAAGTATAGATCACATTATTGGAGTAGGCAACCAGACAAATCGTTGGAGAACTATTCCGAGATTGAGCCGCTATTTCGAACGCACAGTCACGACGCAATGGAGATTCTCGTATTTTTAGGAGGAGAATGTGAATTTTTTTGTGAAGGTAAAACCTATTCCCTCACCAAAGGGGACGTTGTCATCATTCCCCCGTACGCAGTACATCAAGCAAAAGTGACTGACTTTAATACCTATGAGAGAATCGTATCCACCATCAGCAAATCGCTATTGGCAGAATTTTTATCGATTTCTCCTTCCATGAATGAAAGCCTTATTTACCATAAGACTCAAGGTTCTTATGTTGTTCACCTCCATGCCAAAAACTTAAAGGAGATTCTCTCACTATTTCAAGAAATAAGTGATCGTAAAAAAGAAAATGGTGATCACCATTCATTTGCCTTACATTACCTATTATTTCAAGGTCTCCAAATGATCTTACATCCTGCTAGTGGAGAGCCAACTAATCATTTAAGAAATGAACACGATCAACGCTTAAACGCAATCATTGATTATATTAAGACGCACTTGACTGATCCAGATATGAATTTGGACAACGTTTCCAGTCATTTTCATTTAAGTAAATATTATTTTTCTCATTATTTTAAGACCCATATGAAGGTGCCCTTTTATCGATATGTATTATTGAAACGGCTAGCCACAGCTGTTACGTTAATTAAGAAGAACGAGCTCTCCATTGAAGAGATCGCCATTCAATGCGGTTTTCAAGATTATTCTAGCTTTTATAGACTCTTTAAAAAGGAATATAATTTATCGCCTAAAAATTTGCAAAAGGAGTTTAGGGGTCGCCGAAATTAATAATGGTGCCAGGCACCCTTTTTGGGGTGCCTGGCACCATTATGGATAAAGTTCTATTTACAAATGTAATTAAAAGGATGTAAAGGAGTCAGTAACTATGAAAAAATTTATTAATGCGACGATATATGGAGAGCCAGATTCTAATGAAATTCTAGTTGAAAACGGTCAATTTAAAGCAATAGGTCATGATTTAGAAAACGCGGATGAAGTGATTGATTTAGAGGGCCGTTTAGTATTGCCACCTTATGTCGATCCTCATTTACATTTAGATTATATCTTTTCAGGGCTAGGCGAAGGAAATGCAAACGTCTCAGGTACATTATTTGAAGGGATTCAGCGCTGGAGTGATAATAAGAAATCATTGACCGAAGAGATGGTACGTAAGCGAGCAATCAAAGGAATTCAAAAAGAAGTAAATAAAGGGATCCAATTCATTCGTTCACACGTAGATATTACCGATCCAAACTTAACAGGGATGAAAGCTTTAATCAAACTACGTGAAGAATTAAAAGATGTCGTTACATTACAACTTGTAGCCTTTCCTCAAGAAGGATTCTTCAGATATGAAGGGGCCGAAGCTTTAATGGAACAAGCACTTGAAATGGGAGCTGATGTAGCCGGAGGGATCCCTCACTTTGAAATTTCCTATGAGCATGGGGTTGAATCATTAAGACGCATCGTAGACCTGGCGATAAAATATAACGTAATGATTGATATTCACTGTGATGAAAATGATGACCCAAATAGTCGCTTTCTAGAAGTGTTAAATGCGCTTGTTATGGAAAAAAACTATGGGAAATATACGACAGCCAGTCATACATGTAGCTTTGGTGCGGTCGAGAACAGTTATGCGAATAAAATGTTAGGTTTATTTAGAGAATCAAAAATTAATTTTATTTCGTGTCCTACTGAAAATGCCCATTTACAAGGTCGAGGTGACAATTACCCTAAACGCCGTGGCCTCACACGAGTAAAAGAGCTCTTAAATAACGGAAATCATGTCGCGTTTGCTCAAGATTCAATTGCCGATTACTGGTACCCATTAGGGAATGGAAACATGATGAACATTTTAGACAATGGGATCCACCTCGCTCATTATACACACATTGATGAAATTAATAAGGCGTTTGACCTGATCACCTACCACGGAGCAAACATTATGAGAGTGAACGATGAATATGGCATTGAAGCCGGCAAACCAGCTAACTTTATCGTCTTAGACGCACAAGATGCCTATGAAGCGATCCGTGAGCGTGCAGAAGTACTAGCATCGA
Proteins encoded:
- a CDS encoding glycoside hydrolase family 3 protein yields the protein MHKQPELQVKTKKLIEQDGFIFKDLNNNGKLDPYEDWRLSPKERAENLVSLMTIDEKIGMMLINSRKMGLAQEDKSKTSHDGVLDESIIEKGETIFAVSKVYGTTHTIENRHLRHFILRDNFSPAEMAEWVNKLNEVAEETRLGIPVIIASNSRNENGEAVFGMNDAIGIFSTWPGTLGLAAAAKGDIKNGGDASLISDFARIARKEWNATGLRKGYMYMADVVSDPRWQRTYGTFGEDPEFIADAIGRIIDEFQGETLGKDSIAMTTKHFPGGGSRENGFDPHYAEGKWNLYPTPGSLENYHLPPFRAAVEHGTSSMMPYYSIPSIKKSVVQEFEEEDIPFEEVGFTFNHYFLNDILRGKLGFKGYVNSDSGIINNMSWGMEDRSEAERFAKAINAGTDLVADTNDIENLKLAVSKGWISEKRIDEANVRLLTEMFALGLFDDRTYNEPEKATEVISTEEHWDKAYEAHKKSVTVLKNSNETLPLTADKLDGKKVYVEVFHKEAERATFYTDKARTEAETLGLFTLTDNYEEADTAILFLHPKSGSYFNATPGLLELEICEDKVNYALDGSLYQETTLTGMDHLQEVADSIHSRGGKVVMSVNVILPWILGTVEHMADALIAGYDTFFDAQFEVIAGHHKPTGVLPLTLPASEEVIAVYQNGECVSPNDVPGYDKDKYMPAGMTYAYKDRDGNVYKLGHGLSY
- a CDS encoding amidohydrolase family protein, which encodes MKKFINATIYGEPDSNEILVENGQFKAIGHDLENADEVIDLEGRLVLPPYVDPHLHLDYIFSGLGEGNANVSGTLFEGIQRWSDNKKSLTEEMVRKRAIKGIQKEVNKGIQFIRSHVDITDPNLTGMKALIKLREELKDVVTLQLVAFPQEGFFRYEGAEALMEQALEMGADVAGGIPHFEISYEHGVESLRRIVDLAIKYNVMIDIHCDENDDPNSRFLEVLNALVMEKNYGKYTTASHTCSFGAVENSYANKMLGLFRESKINFISCPTENAHLQGRGDNYPKRRGLTRVKELLNNGNHVAFAQDSIADYWYPLGNGNMMNILDNGIHLAHYTHIDEINKAFDLITYHGANIMRVNDEYGIEAGKPANFIVLDAQDAYEAIRERAEVLASIRNGEYLFKREPRRNEVEIEFLKQS
- a CDS encoding AraC family transcriptional regulator; this translates as MKESTFMPVINKNFEVFYWSKKYRSHYWSRQPDKSLENYSEIEPLFRTHSHDAMEILVFLGGECEFFCEGKTYSLTKGDVVIIPPYAVHQAKVTDFNTYERIVSTISKSLLAEFLSISPSMNESLIYHKTQGSYVVHLHAKNLKEILSLFQEISDRKKENGDHHSFALHYLLFQGLQMILHPASGEPTNHLRNEHDQRLNAIIDYIKTHLTDPDMNLDNVSSHFHLSKYYFSHYFKTHMKVPFYRYVLLKRLATAVTLIKKNELSIEEIAIQCGFQDYSSFYRLFKKEYNLSPKNLQKEFRGRRN